A stretch of Lepisosteus oculatus isolate fLepOcu1 chromosome 11, fLepOcu1.hap2, whole genome shotgun sequence DNA encodes these proteins:
- the hspa9 gene encoding stress-70 protein, mitochondrial yields MMLNVAKTATRSLLHTHKTCSRNLSSAVRKGCWNALSGDAVRTVSRRDYASEAIKGSVIGIDLGTTNSCVAVMEGKQSRVLENAEGARTTPSVVAFSADGERLVGMPAKRQAVTNPSNTLYATKRLIGRRYDDPEVQKDLKNVPYKIVRASNGDAWVEAHGKVYSPSQVGAFVLMKMKETAENYLGHNVKNAVITVPAYFNDSQRQATKDAGQIAGLNVLRVINEPTAAALAYGLDKSQDRIIAVYDLGGGTFDISVLEIQKGVFEVKSTNGDTFLGGEDFDQALLKHIVKEFKRESGVDLTKDSMALQRVREASEKAKCELSSSLQTDINLPYLTMDASGPKHLNMKLTRSQFEGIVADLIRRTVAPCQKAMQDAEVGKSEIGEVLLVGGMTRMPKVQQTVQDLFGRAPSKSVNPDEAVAIGAAIQGGVLAGDVTDVLLLDVTPLSLGIETLGGVFTKLINRNTTIPTKKSQVFSTAADGQTQVEIKVCQGERDMAADNKLLGQFTLVGIPPAPRGVPQIEVTFDIDANGIVHVSAKDKGTGREQQIVIQSSGGLSKDDIENMIKNAEKYAEEDRRRKERVEAVNMAEGIVHDTESKMEEFKDQLPADECNKLREEIAKVRELLSRKDSETGESIKQAASNLQQASLKLFEMAYKKMASEREGSSSGGGDGGSGSGASGEEKKEGQQ; encoded by the exons ATGATGCTGAATGTGGCCAAAACCGCGACAAGGTCTCTCCTGCACACTCATAAGACTTGTTCCAGGAATTTGTCCTCAGCTGTGAGAAAG GGGTGCTGGAACGCCCTGAGCGGAGATGCTGTCCGGACAGTGTCCCGGCGTGACTATGC GTCAGAAGCCATCAAAGGTTCGGTCATCGGTATTGACCTGGGAACTACCAACTCCTGCGTGGCGGTGATGGAGGGGAAACAGTCCAGG GTGCTGGAGAATGCAGAGGGGGCACGGACGACGCCCTCGGTGGTGGCCTTCAGCGCTGACGGGGAGAGGCTGGTGGGGATGCCAGCCAAGCGCCAGGCTGTCACCAACCCCAGCAACACCTTGTACGCCACCAAGCGTCTGATTGGGCGTCGCTACGATGATCCGGAAGTCCAGAAAGACTT GAAGAACGTGCCCTATAAGATTGTCCGCGCCTCTAACGGCGACGCCTGGGTGGAGGCGCATGGGAAGGTGTACTCCCCCAGCCAGGTCGGGGCATTCGTCCTCATGAAGATGAAGGAGACAGCAG AGAATTACCTGGGCCACAACGTGAAGAATGCGGTCATCACAGTGCCTGCTTACTTCAACGACTCCCAGAGACAG GCGACGAAGGATGCCGGTCAGATCGCTGGGCTGAACGTGCTGAGGGTCATCAACGAGCCCACGGCTGCCGCCCTGGCCTACGGGCTGGATAAGTCCCAGGACAGAAT AATTGCAGTGTACGATCTGGGCGGTGGCACCTTTGATATTTCCGTCCTGGAGATCCAGAAGGGGGTGTTCGAGGTGAAGTCCACCAATGGGGACACTTTCCTGGGCGGGGAGGACTTCGACCAGGCCCTGCTGAAGCACATTGTCAAGGAGTTCAAGAGAGAG TCTGGCGTGGACCTGACTAAAGACAGCATGGCCCTGCAGCGAGTGAGGGAGGCCTCGGAGAAGGCCAAGTGCGAGCTGTCTTCCTCCCTACAG ACCGACATCAACCTGCCCTACCTGACGATGGACGCCTCCGGCCCCAAGCACTTGAACATGAAGCTGACCCGCTCTCAGTTCGAGGGCATCGTGGCCGACCTGATCCGCCGGACCGTAGCTCCGTGCCAGAAGGCCATGCAGGACGCGGAAGTCGGCAAGAGCGAAATCGGAGAGGTGCTGCTGGTGGGCGGCATGACGCGCATGCCGAAG GTGCAGCAGACCGTGCAGGACCTGTTCGGCCGCGCCCCCAGCAAGTCGGTGAACCCCGACGAGGCGGTGGCCATCGGGGCCGCCATCCAGGGCGGGGTGCTGGCGGGGGACGTCACGGACGTGCTGCTGTTGGACGTCACCCCCCTGTCGCTGGGCATCGAGACCCTGGGGGGGGTCTTCACCAAGCTCATCAACCGCAACACCACCATCCCCACCAAGAAGAGCCAG GTCTTCTCCACCGCCGCCGACGGGCAGACGCAGGTGGAGATCAAGGTGtgccagggagagagagatatGGCAGCCGACAACAAGCTTCTGGGCCAGTTCACTCTG GTGGGGATCCCCCCTGCCCCCCGAGGGGTGCCCCAGATTGAGGTCACCTTTGACATCGATGCCAACGGAATTGTGCACGTATCCGCCAAGGACAAGGGCACCGGGCGGGAGCAGCAGA TCGTGATCCAGTCGTCCGGGGGTCTCAGTAAAGATGACATCGAGAACATGATTAAGAACGCAGAGAAGTACGCCGAGGAGGACAGGAGGAGGAAG GAACGTGTAGAGGCTGTGAACATGGCGGAGGGTATCGTCCATGACACCGAGTCCAAGATGGAGGAGTTTAAGGACCAGCTCCCTGCTGATGAG TGCAACAAGCTCAGAGAAGAGATCGCCAAAGTGCGAGAGCTGCTGTCGCGGAAGGACAGCGAGACGGGGGAGAGCATCAAGCAGGCGGCCTCCAACCTGCAGCAGGCCTCCCTCAAGCTGTTCGAGATGGCCTACAAGAAG ATGGCGTCGGAGAGGGAGGGCAGCAGCAGCGGCGGCGGCGACGGCGGCTCCGGCTCCGGCGCCAGCGGAGAGGAGAAGAAGGAGGGGCAGCAGTAG